GAGGCAGGGTGGGCTGCCAAAGGGGCCCCCGTCCAGCACATAGACCATGTGGCCCACAGTGTGCCCAGGCGTGGCGAGGGCCTCGAATGTCAGGCAGCCCACGGTCACCTTCTCCCTGTCTGTAAGTGGGCTGTGCGGGAACAGGGGGCACCGTCAGGGTGCTCCCCCAAACCCAGCacctcccctggcacccctTCTCGCACACTGGTGCCAGGAGTGTGCCAGGACTCTGTCCATAATGGAACTGGGGGAATGGACTCCTGAGTGAGCACTGCAGACAGTGGTGGTTGGGAATGAAGCCCCCCCAGATTCACAGGGGTGCTAGAGGGGTGCAGGACTTACTTGGTGAGCCGTGGGATGGCATCGAGCGCGCTGCCATAcaccctgcaggagctgtgcttctggCAGAGAGCCTCGTTGCCTCCGCTGTGGTCCCTGCAGACAGGGAGGTCAGAGACCCCAAATGTACCCCCCCATACTCCCCCCATTAAATGGGGCAGGGTTGGGGGTCACCTCAGGTGGGCCTGCCTTCCCAGCAGCTACCAACCCTCCCAGAGCCTCCTCTTGCCCCTTaccagtgtttgtgtgtgcagaatATGGCTTCCAGCATCACCCCCTCTTCTTCGATGGCAGCCTGGGGAAGAAATATGGACAGAGAGATAAGGGGGGACAGAGAACCCAAGTACCAGTTTCCTCCCTGAACCCTATctcccccagctcccctgtcaTGCTCCAGTCTTGTCTTGGGCACTAAGGGCTGCAGATTAGGGGCAAATTTGCTCCTCTCTAACCCCAAACACAGAGACATGGCATGCTCTCACCTGGAGATAGCCAAACACCGGGTCAGAGTGGTTGTGGGGGTCTCACCTGTACAGCCAGCGGGTCAGAGGGGTCGATGACAGCCGCTTGGCTGGAGCCAGTGTCGATGACCAGGTAGCTGTAGTTGTTGGAGAGGACGGGAATGGGCAGGATTTTCACCCCTGAGGGGGAAGAGACACAATCAGGGCATCACCCCCCCACGCTGGAAAAGGAGGAGTCTAGGTCAAACTCCCCACATCTTACATCAAATTCTTAGTTAAACATGCTTCGGGCAATTCAGTgatggcagcccctccccagcccaaagtgccggtgctgggcactgcagggccgAGGTGTGGAGGGGCTGCCCGGACTCACCAGGGAAGCAGTAGGGCTGGGGCACGGAGTGGCCGTGCGGGTACCGCTCCCGCGCCTTCTTCACCTGCCGCTGGTAGAACAGGTAGCCCAGGCGTGTGCGGGCGTACAGGCTGTACCTAGGGGGAGGGCAGACAGCCCTAGGCATTAAACCCCAGGTCCCCTAAGGAGCCCACTTGGGAAAGGGGCTACTGCCGGGGCTGTCACTCCCACAGTGAACATATACAGGGCCACTTGCGCATTCGGGGGAACTATTGGAGTTGTGTGTGTACGCCACACCTCAGATTTGTAGTGAGGGCAGGATTGGTTCCTTAGTTCCCTGAGCAGGTATCCTCCATCTCCTTCgagcagcagggactggaggggGACATTGCTGCGGAGTGCTCACcaggagggctggagctggatgTTCCTCTCCACGCTCCGGGGGGAGACATGCCCAAGCCTGCCATGGTCCGGGGAATTAGGAGACAATGGGCCGAGGAAAAGGGAGGCAAGAAATGCCCCCGTGCATGTGGGGGTGCAAAAGACATAAGGCTCGGAGGGACCTCCCCGTTTGCACAGCAGCAATTTGGGACGGGACAGGGAATGCTGCAATGACGGACATGTAAAGACCTGGGCTGCAAAGCCCATTCCCGGCCGAGGGCACCCCTGGATGGCACACCGGGAGCATGTAGTAGCGGTGGGAGCCCGAAACCGGGGACCAGGGGCCGGAGCACCGGGGCAGGTCAGCGGTGACACCCGAGAGAAGGCGCCCCGCACGGGAGGGCACCGGCACCGCGCGGAGGGAGCCGCTGGCTGATCCCGGGCCCCGGCGGCCGGGCTGACACCGCCCGCCCCCACGCCcccggccggcgcgggctgagcccagcccggTGTCCCGGTGCCGGCGCGGCCGCAGGTTCCTGCCCGGGCGGCTCCGCAGAAGCAGGGGAGGCGGTGGGCCCTCCCTCCCGGCGGCAGCACAAAGGCGGGCGGTGGCGGCTGCCTCCCTGCAGGGGTCCCGCAGCGGCCCCGCTCGCTCGCTCGCTCGCTCTCTCGGTCACTCACCCCAGGCGGAACAGCAGCGGGGCGGCGAAGGCCATgagcgcggcggcggcgcggcgggcgcggcggaGGAGGCGCAGGCAGGCGGCCCCGAGCCCGCGCGCcccggccgctgccgccgccgccgccgccccgccgggccccgcgGCCATGCCGCCAACCGGCGTCACGCGCCCGCCGCGCCccctgccggccccgccgccgccgcggcacCGGGAGGGAGCGGGGGGGGCAACGCTCGGCCCCGCGCTCGCGTCACCCTCCGAGAGGAGGGGAttccccccccgccgccgcgagGGGTGTCCCCCCGCTGACGTCATTGGTGAGGAAGGGGGTCCCTGAGTGACGTCAGAGCCGGCGGGAGGGAAATCCCGGGGGGACGGGCGAGGGCAGCGGGGTCCGGCCCCGGGAGCAACAGGCGGGAGGGACAGCGCGCCCCGCCGCCGGTACCGGCCGCCCCGGGTGCAGGGCGCGGAGCCGCCGCGGGGGGGCGCGGTGGGCGGTGGCTGCCCCCGCCCCGTCCGACCCGTCCCGGCCCGTCCCGTCCGGCGGCGGCCGCAGCCCGGCGGAGCAGCGCGCAGCAGGTACGGcagcccgccccgctccgcgaCCCCCGCCGTTCCCGAGCCCCGCCCGCGGCCCCCGGCAGTCCCCCTCGTTCTCTCGACTCCCCTCCGCCCGCTtcgttcccccccccccccgaccCTGCGCCCTCCGGTGCCACAGCCGGCGAGGGGCTGTCCCAGCGCTCTCCCGAGCGTCCCGGAGGCCGACGGGGACTGGGGGGTGGGCGGCCGGTCGCGAAACAGTGGGGACGCGCTGCGACACCCCGCTCCCGTCACCGGAGTGGGTGGGGGTACGTCATTGGTGAGGGTCGGGTTGGGGTCCGGCGGCGGGAGGAGGGGGAACGGAGCG
The nucleotide sequence above comes from Zonotrichia albicollis isolate bZonAlb1 chromosome 10, bZonAlb1.hap1, whole genome shotgun sequence. Encoded proteins:
- the PNKD gene encoding putative thioesterase PNKD isoform X2, which produces MPAPCTSHGHLLRAAPPGCGRRRTGRAGTGRTGRGQPPPTAPPRGGSAPCTRGGRYRRRGALSLPPVAPGAGPRCPRPSPRDFPPAGSDVTQGPPSSPMTSAGGHPSRRRGGNPLLSEGDASAGPSVAPPAPSRCRGGGGAGRGRGGRVTPVGGMAAGPGGAAAAAAAAGARGLGAACLRLLRRARRAAAALMAFAAPLLFRLGYSLYARTRLGYLFYQRQVKKARERYPHGHSVPQPYCFPGVKILPIPVLSNNYSYLVIDTGSSQAAVIDPSDPLAVQAAIEEEGVMLEAIFCTHKHWDHSGGNEALCQKHSSCRVYGSALDAIPRLTNPLTDREKVTVGCLTFEALATPGHTVGHMVYVLDGGPFGSPPCLFSGDLLFLAGCGRPFEGSPETMLASLDVAVSLGEDTLLWPGHEYALECLTFASLLELDNSALEQKLQWAVQQRQEKRSTCPSTLGEEQTYNPFLRTHRPELQEALGLWQAGGEDPDAFRARVLKEVRRRKDLYQAT
- the PNKD gene encoding putative thioesterase PNKD isoform X1 produces the protein MPAPCTSHGHLLRAAPPGCGRRRTGRAGTGRTGRGQPPPTAPPRGGSAPCTRGGRYRRRGALSLPPVAPGAGPRCPRPSPRDFPPAGSDVTQGPPSSPMTSAGGHPSRRRGGNPLLSEGDASAGPSVAPPAPSRCRGGGGAGRGRGGRVTPVGGMAAGPGGAAAAAAAAGARGLGAACLRLLRRARRAAAALMAFAAPLLFRLGLGHVSPRSVERNIQLQPSWYSLYARTRLGYLFYQRQVKKARERYPHGHSVPQPYCFPGVKILPIPVLSNNYSYLVIDTGSSQAAVIDPSDPLAVQAAIEEEGVMLEAIFCTHKHWDHSGGNEALCQKHSSCRVYGSALDAIPRLTNPLTDREKVTVGCLTFEALATPGHTVGHMVYVLDGGPFGSPPCLFSGDLLFLAGCGRPFEGSPETMLASLDVAVSLGEDTLLWPGHEYALECLTFASLLELDNSALEQKLQWAVQQRQEKRSTCPSTLGEEQTYNPFLRTHRPELQEALGLWQAGGEDPDAFRARVLKEVRRRKDLYQAT